From the Triticum urartu cultivar G1812 chromosome 4, Tu2.1, whole genome shotgun sequence genome, the window CGTCCGTGACGCATCCAATGGCCAAGAACGAACTTGCTATGTCGGCACTGTTCACCATCCGGCAAATCACCTTCCTTATGCCGCTTCTCCCATTTGAATTTGATGTTACTTTTACCGTGGACTGCAAGAGAAGGACTTGGACTCATCAACTGCTTCAGCTACGGCCTGCAATGGCATGGTAAACACGAGCATTAATGCGGTTTGACAGCTCCGCTGAAGCGGCTTTCAACCCTCCGTTCTGCCTTCAGGCTAAAAATGGAGAAAACATAAAGGACAGCAATGGCGAGTGTCCAAGAAATGTGACGAAACCTACGCCACCCAAAGCCTACTTCCCTCCCCCCGTCTCTCCGGCTCCGTTTCAACCccttctttctcttcttcttttgcggAAGAACAGGGGAAAAAAGGAAGGTACATCACCATGGATGCTTCGACTCCCTCGCGTTTTCACGTCTTCGGTTCGAATTTCAGTGTCGCAGAGCCGAAGAATTTAATTTGTCTACCGTGAAATCTGGTTTTGCATTTGCGTGGTTACCATTGATCCTTTTTTGCGGGAATTTGCGGTTGATTGGTGGTTCTCAAATGTGAGCTAAATTGGTGATCAACTTAGGTCTGAAATGTCTAGCTCGTCATGGCTGCAGGGGTTCATTATGGGGAGGGCGACGGCGGCGAGGAGCTAGCGGCGTTCCGACCCAGAGCATCTTCTAGGTGGTGGTGGAGTCATCTTCACCGGGAAGAGCTCCATCGTGGCGAGCTGCGCGGGACGCTAACGAGGGATCCTCCTATCAGCAATGGACGACTCGCCGCTAAGCCGCGGACCCCTGGGCCCCCTGCTAGGTAGCGGTCCACTGGACCCGTCGTCGTCGGCGGCAGATTCGGATGGCTCGGGTGGATCGTCGTCCGCAGATTCGGATAGCTCCGGTGGATCTTCGTCATCGGGATCCCCGCCGTCTCCCTCCAGCCCACAATCGTCCACGCAGTCGACCCCACCGCCAGGGTCCTCGGACTCGGCGCCGTCGCCGCCCTCGCCGTCTCAGTCACCGCCGCCGGCTACGCCAGCAGGCACCAGCGGGCCGCCCCCGGCTCAAGTCTCGCCGCCGGGGTCAAATGCCATCCCGTCTCCGCAGGCTCCGAAGAGCaacgggggcggcggcggcggcggcggctcctcggagagcgggggcggcggcggcggcggctcctcgGAGAGCGGGGGCGGCTCCAAGGGCGGGGGCGGGTCGAGCGGCCGCGGCAAGGGCGGGAGCAAGCAAGACGATTCTCCGCCCGTGGAGGCCGTGGTCGTCGGCGTGGTGATCGGGGTCCTGGTCTTCGCCCTGCTGCTGTGCATCGCCGCGTGCGTGTGCTGCGccaggaggaagaagaagaagccgcCCATGGCCATGCCCTTCTACACCGACCAGCATGGTACGGCCGGCGCGCGCGCGCATCGCATGCATCGTGCCCATTCCATTCACCATGGAGATTCTTGGCAGAGATCTAACCGTGACCATGGCGGCGCGCGGGCGCGTGCAGGGAACGTGTACTACGCGAACAACATGCCGAGCCCGTGGCAGCAGAGCGGCGGCCCGGTGGACGGGCACGGCGGCGTGGGGTGGCACCCGCAGTATCCGCTGGGCCAGGGGCCGCTGAGCGAGGAGATGATCATGAGCGGGTCGCAGGGGACGGGGTCGTCGATGCCCCCGCCGTCGCCGGCCATCTTCGGGTCGCAGAGCTCGTTCACGTACGAGGAGCTGGCGTCGGCGACGGGCGGCTTCTCCAAGGCGAACCTGCTGGGGCAGGGCGGGTTCGGGTACGTGTACAAGGGCCTGCTGCCGGGCAGCGgcaaggaggtggcggtgaagcaGCTCAAGGCCGGCAGCGGGCAGGGCGAGCGCGAGTTCCAGGCGGAGGTGGAGATCATCAGCCGCGTCCACCACCGCCACCTCGTCTCCCTCGTCGGCTACTGCATCGCCGGCGCCTCCCAGCGCCTGCTCGTCTACGAGTTCGTCGCCAACGACACCCTCGAGCGCCACCTCCACGGCAAGGGCCTGCCGGTCATGGACTGGCCCAAGAGGCTCGCCATCGCGCTCGGCTCCGCCAAGGGCCTCGCGTACCTGCACGAGGACTGTAAGTCTCTTCCCCTCTTCTTTGGCCACATCGATCCATGGCGTTCGTGCTTCTGATGTCGTGCATTATAAAGGCAATCCGAGGATCATCCACCGTGACATCAAGGCGGCCAACATTCTCTTGGATGAAAATTTCGAGGCTAAGGTGATTAGGCTGTGAGATTTGTGAATCACAGTGCACGAAATTCGTGAGATTGGAGTGAAAACTCGCCTGAATGTTGGCAGGTCGCGGATTTCGGGCTCGCCAAGTTGACGACGGACAACAACACCCACGTCTCCACGCGCGTCATGGGGACGTTCGGGTGAGCAgagcacgcacgcacgcacgctgAACAGAGCAGCAAGTGTCGCCATTGCGGCACCATGGGAGCAGAGCTCGAGCGTTGATGTCTTCTCCGCTGTTGGGTCGTGCATGCAGGTATCTGGCGCCGGAGTACGCGTCCAGCGGCAAGCTGACGGACAAGTCGGACGTCTTCTCCTTCGGCGTGATGATGCTGGAGCTCATcaccggccggcggcccgtggaCCCCAGTAACTACATGGAGGACAGCCTGGTCGACTGGGCGAGGCCGCTCCTGGCGCGCGCGCTGTCGGAGGGCGGCAGCTTCGACGAGGTGGTGGACCAGCGCCTGGAGAACAAGTACGACCGGCAGGAGATGGAGCGCATggccgccagcgccgccgccgccgtccggcACTCCGCCAAGCGCCGCCCCAAGATGAAACAGGTCAAGATCGATCGATCGGCAACTCTCAATCGATGCTGAGCAACTCGCCGTGAACTGACAGTGATTCTTGCACCGTTTCTACAGATCGTTCGCGCGCTGGAGGGCGACGCGTCGCTGGACGACCTGAACGAAGGGATGAAGCCAGGGCAGAGCATGATATACAGCTCCGACGAGTCCGGCAGCTACGCGGCCAACATCAACAGGCTGAGGCAGGTCGCGTTCGAGAGTAGCGGGGAGTACACCAACGAGTACAGCGGGACGGGGGAGTCGGGGGAGACGACACAACGGCATCACTAACCATTAATCCCCTTGGAGGAGCTCTTCACCGCATGGACCTGTGATGTAAGTTGGCCGTGTAAAGGGAATCGATTGGTGTATATACGTACGAGGTGTACACtatggttgatgatgatgtaaCTGCTTCAATGCTTGTGAATCGGGGCTGTATTATCGTGTAAAGTTGATGTATCCGTGTACTTACATGATGTAATGCGCAGCTCTTGGGTTGTATTAGCTCAGTGGAAAGAGAACTTCAATGGAGAGCCTCGATATCTGGCATTGTTAGAGCGTCCCTACTTCTGTCCATAAAATCCTTTGACTCCTATAAAAAAATGTTTGGTTTGAGGAGTTAGGCTAGTCATATTGGGAGTAACTTAGATAGTAACCTAGCGCACTTCGAGaaatttttgcttatgtggcatgtagttaatgagaagtggta encodes:
- the LOC125552400 gene encoding proline-rich receptor-like protein kinase PERK5 isoform X2 produces the protein MDDSPLSRGPLGPLLGSGPLDPSSSAADSDGSGGSSSADSDSSGGSSSSGSPPSPSSPQSSTQSTPPPGSSDSAPSPPSPSQSPPPATPAGTSGPPPAQVSPPGSNAIPSPQAPKSNGGGGGGGGSSESGGGGGGGSSESGGGSKGGGGSSGRGKGGSKQDDSPPVEAVVVGVVIGVLVFALLLCIAACVCCARRKKKKPPMAMPFYTDQHGNVYYANNMPSPWQQSGGPVDGHGGVGWHPQYPLGQGPLSEEMIMSGSQGTGSSMPPPSPAIFGSQSSFTYEELASATGGFSKANLLGQGGFGYVYKGLLPGSGKEVAVKQLKAGSGQGEREFQAEVEIISRVHHRHLVSLVGYCIAGASQRLLVYEFVANDTLERHLHGKGLPVMDWPKRLAIALGSAKGLAYLHEDCNPRIIHRDIKAANILLDENFEAKVADFGLAKLTTDNNTHVSTRVMGTFGYLAPEYASSGKLTDKSDVFSFGVMMLELITGRRPVDPSNYMEDSLVDWARPLLARALSEGGSFDEVVDQRLENKYDRQEMERMAASAAAAVRHSAKRRPKMKQIVRALEGDASLDDLNEGMKPGQSMIYSSDESGSYAANINRLRQVAFESSGEYTNEYSGTGESGETTQRHH
- the LOC125552400 gene encoding proline-rich receptor-like protein kinase PERK4 isoform X1, with the translated sequence MDDSPLSRGPLGPLLGSGPLDPSSSAADSDGSGGSSSADSDSSGGSSSSGSPPSPSSPQSSTQSTPPPGSSDSAPSPPSPSQSPPPATPAGTSGPPPAQVSPPGSNAIPSPQAPKSNGGGGGGGGSSESGGGGGGGSSESGGGSKGGGGSSGRGKGGSKQDDSPPVEAVVVGVVIGVLVFALLLCIAACVCCARRKKKKPPMAMPFYTDQHGTAGARAHRMHRAHSIHHGDSWQRSNRDHGGARARAGNVYYANNMPSPWQQSGGPVDGHGGVGWHPQYPLGQGPLSEEMIMSGSQGTGSSMPPPSPAIFGSQSSFTYEELASATGGFSKANLLGQGGFGYVYKGLLPGSGKEVAVKQLKAGSGQGEREFQAEVEIISRVHHRHLVSLVGYCIAGASQRLLVYEFVANDTLERHLHGKGLPVMDWPKRLAIALGSAKGLAYLHEDCNPRIIHRDIKAANILLDENFEAKVADFGLAKLTTDNNTHVSTRVMGTFGYLAPEYASSGKLTDKSDVFSFGVMMLELITGRRPVDPSNYMEDSLVDWARPLLARALSEGGSFDEVVDQRLENKYDRQEMERMAASAAAAVRHSAKRRPKMKQIVRALEGDASLDDLNEGMKPGQSMIYSSDESGSYAANINRLRQVAFESSGEYTNEYSGTGESGETTQRHH